From one Gracilibacillus salinarum genomic stretch:
- a CDS encoding sulfatase: MKIIMISLDSLRANRLGCYGYPKPTSPYLDKIARDGVLFENAFAADIPTESAHTAIFTGKTGIKNGIVSHGSHLTNLPKSTAWLPTILRSSGLTTAAVDNLYQLKEWFARGYRYYINSVGDERWIDGKTVNGYAKDWLTDHKDEDFFLFLHYWDPHTPYLPPKENIELFYDQNNDPYDPGNQSMEAAYNHLAYPFFKQHHFDLIGPVTDTEYVNALYDAEVRYLDQRLQELDEHLEHLGIKEETFLIIFGDHGESLTEHDIYWDHCGLYDTTVQVPLIMRWPGYIPEEQRIKGMVQQVDLFPTIMDALNIDHDRTIDGKGLWPSIRGEENGTTDTVYLSECAWQAARGIRTEKYKFIKNYDSGLFTRPPKELYDIENDPLETNNLADAQADLAGEFEETLDQWIQDMLAGEKDPMITQLEVEGLPFKKRIERILHTVGLTWNDWRKNPSKEKIDTLMKTKKANK, translated from the coding sequence ATGAAAATAATCATGATTTCTTTAGACTCATTACGCGCCAATCGATTAGGCTGTTACGGCTATCCTAAACCGACGAGCCCTTATCTGGACAAAATAGCGAGGGATGGTGTGCTTTTTGAGAATGCTTTTGCAGCTGATATTCCAACAGAATCAGCGCATACAGCCATATTCACAGGCAAAACAGGGATAAAAAATGGCATCGTTTCTCATGGCTCCCATTTGACTAATTTACCGAAATCAACCGCATGGCTACCAACTATCCTCCGTTCATCAGGATTGACCACAGCAGCGGTGGATAATCTCTATCAATTGAAGGAATGGTTCGCCCGCGGCTATCGCTACTATATCAACAGCGTCGGCGATGAGCGTTGGATAGATGGCAAAACCGTTAACGGATATGCGAAAGACTGGTTAACCGACCATAAAGACGAGGATTTTTTCCTTTTTCTTCATTATTGGGATCCGCATACTCCTTATTTACCGCCAAAGGAAAACATCGAATTATTTTATGATCAGAACAATGACCCGTATGATCCCGGGAATCAAAGTATGGAAGCTGCCTATAATCATCTGGCGTATCCTTTTTTCAAACAACATCATTTTGATTTAATCGGACCGGTGACCGATACGGAATATGTCAATGCATTGTATGATGCGGAAGTTCGCTATTTGGATCAGAGATTGCAAGAATTAGATGAACACTTAGAGCATTTAGGAATAAAAGAAGAGACTTTCCTGATCATTTTTGGCGATCACGGAGAAAGCTTGACCGAGCACGATATCTATTGGGACCATTGCGGGCTCTATGATACGACCGTGCAGGTACCTCTTATCATGAGATGGCCAGGTTACATTCCCGAAGAGCAACGGATAAAAGGAATGGTGCAACAGGTCGATCTTTTTCCTACCATTATGGACGCCCTTAACATCGATCATGATCGCACCATCGATGGAAAAGGTTTATGGCCTTCGATTAGAGGCGAGGAAAATGGCACAACAGATACGGTCTATCTTAGTGAATGCGCCTGGCAAGCAGCGAGAGGCATCCGGACAGAAAAATATAAATTCATTAAAAATTACGACAGTGGCTTGTTCACCAGACCGCCCAAGGAGTTATATGATATCGAAAATGATCCACTTGAGACGAATAATCTGGCAGACGCTCAAGCCGATCTTGCCGGGGAATTCGAAGAAACGTTAGATCAATGGATACAAGACATGCTGGCAGGCGAAAAAGATCCGATGATCACCCAATTGGAAGTGGAAGGCTTACCTTTTAAAAAGCGGATTGAGCGAATACTTCATACCGTAGGCTTAACGTGGAACGACTGGAGAAAGAACCCTTCCAAAGAAAAAATAGATACATTAATGAAAACTAAAAAAGCGAATAAATGA
- a CDS encoding YesL family protein — translation MGGILRIPEWILKFAYLTVLWVIFSMAGLIAFGVFPATAALMAIQRQWLKKDADVSVLTSFIHYYKKNFVRGNLVGYFWGIIAFTLYVYFQLIQLLDGLLYTFAFYGLTVIALLSLLTAAYSFAVLVHFELRLFHVIKNAFLIMIVSPLTSVMMVSGCVILFFVFRHHPGLFVIFGPSLFTFLILFSSYLAFHHLEKKQERQFIHTIKNVRSE, via the coding sequence ATGGGTGGCATTTTACGAATACCGGAGTGGATTCTGAAGTTTGCGTATTTAACCGTTTTATGGGTGATTTTTTCGATGGCTGGCTTGATCGCATTCGGCGTGTTTCCTGCTACCGCCGCGCTTATGGCAATCCAGCGTCAATGGCTGAAAAAAGATGCGGATGTATCTGTACTCACAAGTTTCATCCATTATTATAAGAAGAATTTTGTGAGAGGTAATTTGGTAGGCTATTTCTGGGGGATCATTGCCTTCACTTTGTATGTCTATTTTCAACTAATCCAGCTGTTAGATGGGCTGTTATATACATTCGCTTTTTATGGATTAACAGTTATTGCGTTGCTATCTCTATTAACGGCAGCATATTCATTTGCTGTTCTCGTTCATTTTGAGCTTCGCTTATTCCATGTTATCAAAAATGCTTTCCTTATTATGATCGTTTCTCCTTTAACTAGTGTGATGATGGTTAGTGGATGTGTTATTCTATTTTTCGTGTTCAGGCATCATCCCGGATTGTTTGTTATCTTTGGGCCAAGTTTGTTCACTTTTCTCATATTGTTCTCGTCTTATCTGGCATTCCATCATTTAGAGAAAAAGCAGGAGCGGCAATTTATACACACGATAAAAAATGTAAGAAGCGAATAA
- a CDS encoding sulfatase family protein, translating to MKQPNVILFGIDSLRRDFMSSYGYEKQTTPHMDKVADAGVLFENHFSPSIPTTPGYASMLTGLDCFGTDTVALRHEGDIQGQTLAELLGEKGYHTTCVGFSNNPSARGFQNYLDYEAWLPDETGRCPKAQNLNEVAIPELRRLHETDQPFFLFMRHMDPHSPYLPPKPFERIFYDRDEKDPANTSMEPVYNFKPHADFFKSWIPEGVTDQQYVTAQYEGAIAYMDACIQNIITTVKELGIEEETVIILTSDHGETLYEHDCYFDHHGMYDNCLVVPLIIKYPGKLPEGKRVKDATLVKDIMPTILELIGVKSDTAFDGQSLLPMVDGSEFARVSEFYITECTWMRKHGWRTPEWKLIQALEPDFHDKPEIELYNLVEDPEENHNLAAQEPQIVKILQGRMHDYITKREAQTGRDNPMYTNTNYHGLGTGPFQSSQEAYDKLYLGSIHKARALQAKD from the coding sequence ATGAAACAACCCAATGTGATTCTTTTTGGAATTGATAGTTTACGAAGAGACTTTATGAGCAGTTACGGTTACGAGAAGCAGACGACTCCCCACATGGATAAAGTAGCAGATGCAGGCGTGCTGTTCGAAAATCACTTCAGCCCGAGCATCCCGACCACGCCGGGCTATGCATCGATGCTAACCGGCCTCGATTGTTTCGGGACGGATACTGTAGCCTTACGACATGAGGGGGATATTCAAGGACAGACACTGGCAGAATTACTTGGGGAGAAGGGTTACCATACGACGTGTGTCGGCTTTTCAAACAATCCGTCCGCGAGAGGGTTTCAAAACTATTTAGACTATGAAGCATGGCTGCCCGATGAAACAGGCCGTTGTCCAAAAGCGCAAAATTTAAATGAAGTGGCGATTCCAGAATTACGCCGCTTGCATGAAACCGATCAGCCGTTTTTCTTGTTTATGCGCCATATGGATCCGCACTCTCCTTATTTACCACCGAAACCTTTTGAACGAATTTTCTATGACCGTGATGAGAAGGATCCTGCCAATACATCGATGGAGCCGGTGTACAACTTTAAGCCGCATGCTGACTTTTTTAAATCATGGATTCCAGAAGGTGTCACCGATCAGCAGTATGTCACCGCTCAGTATGAAGGCGCGATTGCGTATATGGATGCGTGTATCCAGAATATCATCACGACGGTAAAAGAATTGGGGATTGAGGAAGAGACGGTGATCATTCTGACTTCTGATCATGGGGAAACTTTATATGAACATGATTGCTATTTCGATCACCACGGAATGTATGATAACTGCCTAGTTGTACCGCTGATCATCAAATATCCAGGCAAATTGCCAGAGGGGAAACGGGTCAAGGATGCGACGTTGGTTAAAGATATTATGCCGACGATCTTAGAGTTAATCGGGGTGAAATCAGATACAGCTTTCGACGGCCAAAGCCTGCTGCCGATGGTCGACGGTTCTGAGTTTGCCAGGGTCTCCGAATTTTATATTACCGAATGTACATGGATGCGCAAACACGGCTGGCGCACCCCGGAATGGAAATTAATCCAGGCATTGGAGCCCGATTTCCATGATAAGCCGGAAATCGAATTGTACAACTTGGTGGAAGACCCTGAAGAGAATCACAATCTCGCCGCCCAGGAGCCGCAAATCGTCAAGATCCTGCAAGGCAGAATGCACGACTACATCACCAAAAGAGAAGCCCAGACAGGCAGGGATAATCCGATGTACACCAACACCAATTATCACGGACTAGGCACAGGACCATTTCAGTCATCACAAGAAGCGTATGACAAACTGTATTTAGGTTCGATTCATAAGGCACGCGCACTGCAGGCGAAGGATTAA
- a CDS encoding helix-turn-helix domain-containing protein translates to MKLKVSQFIKENDFPFCINHKVHTDRNAPPLHAHDFIELVYVMEGKGDHVCDGESYPLTAGDVFIINPGEQHTYIIDQKDKLEIVNCLFMPYLFDAIWLKGLGITESMDYFYVHPFLDKEERFHHCINLRGNEADQIYRMFEKMCYEYEGCQHGYESIIRLKLVQLLIELSRIYLRVTDGQSKVDIKQQERKTFIHRISGYLERHADQKLTLTALSELFGISSRHLNRIFKEETGRTVVEYIHEIRMNRAKKLLVETSEKIIIIAMEVGYDDPAFFTRLFTRKVGCSPGRYREQRALTKTNLKEENI, encoded by the coding sequence TTGAAGTTAAAAGTGAGTCAATTTATTAAAGAAAACGACTTCCCTTTTTGTATCAATCATAAAGTCCATACAGATCGCAACGCCCCGCCATTACATGCACATGATTTTATTGAACTGGTGTATGTTATGGAGGGCAAGGGGGATCACGTCTGTGATGGGGAGAGCTATCCATTAACAGCTGGGGATGTCTTCATTATTAATCCAGGCGAACAACATACCTATATCATCGATCAAAAGGATAAATTAGAAATTGTTAACTGCCTGTTCATGCCTTATTTATTTGATGCGATATGGCTGAAGGGGCTGGGAATAACAGAATCGATGGATTATTTCTATGTTCATCCTTTTCTCGATAAGGAAGAGCGCTTCCATCATTGTATAAATTTAAGAGGCAATGAAGCTGATCAGATTTACCGTATGTTCGAAAAAATGTGCTATGAATACGAAGGCTGTCAGCACGGCTATGAATCTATTATTCGGCTGAAGCTGGTCCAGTTACTCATCGAGTTATCAAGAATTTATCTTCGTGTAACGGATGGGCAGTCCAAAGTCGATATCAAACAGCAGGAGCGAAAGACATTTATCCACCGCATTAGTGGTTATCTTGAAAGACACGCGGATCAGAAATTGACGTTAACTGCATTATCGGAGCTATTCGGCATTAGTTCACGGCATTTGAATCGAATTTTTAAAGAAGAGACAGGAAGAACCGTTGTCGAATATATTCATGAAATCAGGATGAATCGCGCGAAGAAATTGCTGGTTGAAACATCGGAAAAAATCATCATAATTGCGATGGAGGTAGGCTATGATGATCCAGCTTTTTTCACCCGTTTGTTTACGAGAAAAGTAGGATGTTCCCCAGGGAGATACAGGGAACAGCGTGCGTTAACCAAGACGAATCTGAAGGAGGAGAATATATGA
- a CDS encoding Gfo/Idh/MocA family protein gives MQKVAVVGLGNIGKTHCKYYNENPNVELVAVCDLLEETVHAVAHLYGANAYLDMATMLAEEEIDVVSIATAGEENGGDHYEPAVLAIEAGKNTLVEKPISNDIVKARKMVKLAKEKNVRLVSNLNHRFVPPAYKGKELIEKGELGTLLFLNMKLTIQNPAETSPWFHLRALHPHSVDVMRYFAGDVKRVQAFMTKAPGREIWSTASINIEFTSGAVGHLTGSYDMAVRHPIEYCEVAGNKGRFVIDNVYEHFTFYPHDRDELLTMRNSIMTGVGSFQETFKNRLDHFIQQIEDGVPPADMEASGMHALAGQEVIEAAIRSQLENGAVIDIPAVE, from the coding sequence ATGCAAAAAGTAGCAGTGGTTGGACTAGGCAATATTGGCAAAACGCATTGTAAATATTATAACGAAAATCCGAATGTCGAACTGGTTGCGGTTTGTGATCTTTTGGAAGAGACTGTTCATGCTGTGGCTCACCTTTATGGCGCCAACGCTTATCTTGATATGGCAACCATGCTGGCCGAAGAAGAGATTGACGTGGTCAGTATTGCAACAGCTGGGGAAGAAAATGGCGGTGATCATTACGAGCCTGCTGTGCTGGCAATAGAAGCGGGTAAGAACACACTGGTAGAGAAGCCGATTTCCAATGATATCGTCAAAGCACGAAAAATGGTCAAACTGGCAAAAGAGAAGAACGTGCGCTTAGTCAGTAATTTGAATCACCGTTTTGTCCCGCCTGCCTATAAAGGGAAGGAGCTAATCGAAAAGGGTGAATTAGGTACTTTACTTTTTCTCAATATGAAGCTGACGATCCAAAATCCTGCAGAAACAAGTCCATGGTTCCATCTGCGAGCGTTACACCCGCACTCGGTTGATGTGATGCGCTATTTCGCTGGAGATGTCAAGCGTGTTCAGGCATTTATGACCAAGGCACCTGGCAGAGAAATCTGGTCGACGGCTTCTATTAATATCGAGTTCACCTCAGGAGCAGTGGGCCATTTAACCGGCAGCTATGACATGGCAGTGCGTCATCCGATTGAATATTGTGAAGTGGCAGGAAACAAAGGACGTTTTGTGATTGATAATGTGTATGAGCATTTCACTTTTTACCCGCATGACCGTGACGAACTGCTAACTATGCGCAATTCGATTATGACAGGAGTCGGAAGCTTTCAGGAAACCTTCAAAAATCGACTGGACCATTTTATCCAGCAGATTGAAGACGGGGTTCCGCCTGCGGACATGGAAGCATCAGGTATGCATGCTCTAGCAGGTCAGGAGGTCATTGAAGCGGCTATCAGGTCGCAACTGGAAAATGGTGCAGTGATTGACATACCAGCTGTCGAGTAA